AGGCGACCGCGGATCCCGGGCGAAGGCTGCGGCTCGTGATCGATCAGGTGGCCTCCCTCACCGACCTGTCGATCGTGCGCTGGCGCGAGGAGCTGGCCTGACTCGTGGGGGTGCGGCGACGCTCCGGCGGGCCGTCCCGGAGTGCGCGCTGGGTGCAGCGGGGAGCGATCGAACCGGTCCGCTGGCTGCCGCGGGCGGGGAAGAGTGCGCGCTGGCTGCAGCGGGGAGTGATACGTACGTTGGGGAGCGATCGAACCGGTCCATATGGCTCCCGCCCTGAGGCAACTCTCCCGCCTTGGGCTGCGGTGGTCCCGGAGTGCGCGCTGGCTGCAGCGGGGAGTGATACATCCGGTCCGCTGGCTGCCGCCGGTGTCCGGGGGGGGGGGGGGGGGGGGGGGGGGGGGGGGGGGGGGGGGGGGGGGGGGGGGGGGGGGGGGGGGGGGGGGGGGGGGGGGGGCCTGGGGGGGGTCCCGGAGTGCGCGCTGGGTGCAGCGGGGAGTGATACGTACGGTCCGCTGGCTGCCGCCGGTGGCCCGGAGTGCGCGCTGGCGGCAGCGGGGGGATAATCCGGTCCTGGGCGGCGGCCCGGAGGCGGGGGCGGGGAGTGATACATCCGGTCCGCTGGCTGCCGCCGGTGGCCCGGAGTGCGCGCTGGGTGCAGCGGGGAGTGATACGACCGGTCGGCTGCCTGCCGCCGGCGGGGGAAGAGTGCGCGCTAGTTGCAGCGGGGAGTGATACGTACGTTGGGGAGCGATCGAACCGGTCTTTATCGCTCCCGCCCTGAGGCAACTCTCCCGCCTTGGGCTGTGGCGGTCCCGGAGTGCGCGGGCGCCGGCCCCAGAAGGGGTCAGCGTGGCGCGCCTGTGGGTAACGCCGGGCGCGGGGACGAACCCGACGTACGATCGGCCTGTGGCACGCATACTCCCGGAGGACATCGCAACGGTCCGGGAGCGCGCTCGCATCGATGAGGTGATCTCCGACCAGGTGACCCTCAAACCCGCCGGCGGGGGATCGTTGAAGGGCCTGTGCCCGTTCCACGACGAGCGCAGCCCCTCGTTCCACGTCACGCCGGCCAAGGGCCTGTACCACTGCTTCGGCTGCCAGGCGGGCGGCGACGTCATCGACTTCGTCATGAAGACCGACATGGTGACGTTCTCGGAGGCGGTGGAGAAACTCGCCGCCCGGTTCGGGGTGACCCTGCGCTATGCGGAAGGCGGGTCGGGCCGCACGAGTCAGCAGGGGCAGCGGACGCGGCTCATCGAGGCCAATGCGGCCGCGGCGGAGTTCTTCCGGACCAACTTGGAAGCCCCGCAGGCCGCTCCGGCCCGCGAGTTCCTCGGGCAACGACTCCTGGACCCGGTGCCGTTCGGCGTGGGATTCGCGCTGCCCGGCTGGGACAACCTGGTGAGGCACCTGCGGTCCAGGGGCTTCACCGACAACGAGATCGTGATGGGCGGCCTGGCCCTGCGAGGCAACCGCGGGCCGTACGACCGCTTCCGCGGCCGGATCGTCTGGCCGATCCGGGACCTCTCCGGGGAGGTCGTCGGGTTCGGCGCCCGCCGGATCATGCCCGACGACGACGGACCCAAGTACCTGAACACGCCGGAGACGCCGGTGTACCACAAGTCGCAGGTCCTGTACGGCGTGGACCTGGCACGCAAGCAGATCGCCCGCAGCCAGCAGGTCGTGATCGTCGAGGGGTACACCGACGTCATGGCCTGCCATCTCGCCGGGGTCGACACTGCCGTGGCGACCTGTGGCACGGCCTTCGGCGAGGATCACGTGAAGATCCTGCGGCGACTGCTGCTCGATCAGGACGAGCATCGCGGCGAGGTGATCTTCACGTTCGACTCCGACGAGGCCGGCCGCAAGGCCGCACTGCGGGCGTTCGATGTGGACCAGAAGTTCGTCGGGCAGACCTTCGTGGCGGTGATCGACGAGGGCATGGACCCCTGCGACTTGCGGATCGCGCGTGGCGATGAGGCGGTGCGCGACCTCGTCAGCAGCCGGATCCCGCTGGCCGAGTTCGTGATCCGCTCGAAGATCGACGGCTTCGATCTCGACAGCGCCGAAGGACGGACGAACGCCGTGCGCGCCGCAGCGCCGGTGATCGCGTCGATCCCCGACCGGATCCTGCGCACGGAGTACGTGCGACTGCTGGCCGGTTGGACGGGGGTTGAACAGGCCCAGGTGGGAGACGCGGTCAGGAATCAGGGCGGGAAGAAGTCCACCGCGCCGGGGCTGCCCACTGGTGTGGCGCCTGTGGACGACCGGGACCCAGCAGGATCGGTCGAACGCGAGGCGCTCAAACTTGCGCTGCAGTACCCGGAACTGGTGAGCCAGTGGTTCCCCAGTGTGCGTGCGGCTGCGTTCACCGGGCAGGTCTACGGCCGGGTCTATGCGGCCGTGGCGGCGGCCGGTGGGCCTCCGGAGGATGCAGACGAGCAATGGATCACCCGGGTGCTTGAGAACTGCCCGGACGACGAAGTCCGCGCCGGCGTTCGGGCCCTCGCCGTCGAGGCGCCCCGCCAGTTGTTCGGCGACGACCATGCCGCAGTGGATCCGCGGTTCACCGAGAACGTGTTCTCCCGCCTGCTGGAACTCGACGCCGGCCGGCGGCTGCGGGAGGCGAAGGGGCGGCTGCAGCGGATCAACCCGGTGGAGTCCGAGGACGAGTACCGGCGTGCCTTCGCCGACGTCCTGGCCCTCGAGCAGTACCGCCGCGGGCTGCGGGAGGTGCTGGTGGGCGGCTCATGATCCGCAGGGTGCCGGCGGAGGTGAAGCAGCGGGCAGCCGGTGAGAAGGCGCTCGCCTGGGCGCCGGTGGCCGGCGACTGGATCGTGGCCACCAGGGACCGGTTGTTCCTGCCGCTGGCAGAGCCACTGGCCTGGGACGAGGTGATTCGCGCGGCGTGGGACGCCCCGGTGATGCAACTGCAACTGCCCCAAGGGCCGTACCGGCTGGTCCTGGAGAACCCTGGCGCGATCCCCGAGGTCGTCAACGAGCGGGTCAAGGCCAGTGTCGTGATCCAGCACCACGTGCCGCTACAGGGGGACCTGGGCGTGCGCATCGTGGCGCGCCGGCGCCCGGGCGCCTCGGAGGTGACGTGGCGGGTGAGCTTCGACGCCGGACTGGATCCGCGGGACCCCGGCCTGCGGGCAGCGGCCGACGCCGCACTGGCGGAACTGCGCGCCACGCTGGGATTGTGAACCCCTGCACGCCCGCGGGCCTCACCCGCGGCTAGCATCTGGCCATGACGCAGGATCCGCACGACAACCTCCCCGAGCCCAGCGGTGCCACGCAGTACGAGCAGGAATGGCTCGAGCCGCAGGTCCAGACCTACGACGTCGCGGGGGTGTTCGCCAGGGCGATCACGACCGTGGCGGTCCTCACCGGCGTTTTCGGCCTGATCATGCTCATCTGGCCCGGAGCCACCGTGCGGGTCGTGGCGATCCTGTTCGGGCTGTGGCTGATCCTGTCCGGCGTCGTGATGCTGGTGCAGGCGCTGGCCTCCCGGGGTAGCGGGCTGCTGCGGGTGCTGCTGGGCGTCGGCGGGTTGCTGTCACTGGTCATCGGCGGTGTCTGTGTGGTCAACGGCGACGCGTCCGTGAGGATTCTGGGCCTGTTCGTGGTGATCGGATGGATCGCCCACGGCCTGGCCTACCTCGTGGTCGGCATCCGCAACAAGTACTCGCCCAGCCGCAGCTTCTACCTGTTCTTCGGCATCTTGCAACTGGTCCTCGCCGGGTTGGTCATCGCCTGGCCCAACGAGACCGTCACCGTGCTGGTCAGGGTCATCGCGATCGGCCTGCTGCTCACCGCCGCGTTCGGCCTGTGGGCCGCCCGCCAGGTGCGCAAGGGTGCCGCCGGTCAGGGGAACATCGTCGTGATCGAACAGCAGTAGCCGTGCTGCTGCTCCATGAACCGCCCCTGGTCGAGGAGTATGTGCGGCTGCGGCGGGAGTCCGGCCTGACCCCCCGCACCCCCGAGGAGGCCAAGCCCGCACTGCAGAACTCCTGGGCCTGGGTACATGCCCGCATCGATGATCAGGCGGTGGCCATGGGCCGGGTGATCGGTGACGGTGGCTGGTACTTCCACATCGCGGACATGGCCACCCTCCCCGCGTATCAGCGCCGCGGCCTCGGGCGGGCGGTCCTGCAGGCTCTGCTGGACCGCATCCACGAAGCGGCCCCGGGCACGCCGTGGGTCACGCTGTTCGCCGACGCACCCGGGGTGCCGTTGTACCGGAGCATGGGGTTCGTACCCAGCGGGTGCCAGGGGATGGAACTGGCCCGGCCGGAGTCCGCGATGATGGACCCATGGATGCCGCCGACCTGACCCTCGCCGAACAGATCAGCCTGCTGTCGGGAAGTACGTTCTGGCGCACCGAGCCGTTGGCCGATCGCGGCGTGCCGAGTGTCATGGTCAGCGACGGCCCCCACGGGATGCGGGCGCAGACCGGCGACGGGGAGCACCTCGGGCTGCTCGGCAGCGCGCCGGCCACCTGCTTCCCGACGGCGGCGACCCTTGCGAACTCCT
This genomic window from Micrococcales bacterium contains:
- a CDS encoding DNA primase; translated protein: MARILPEDIATVRERARIDEVISDQVTLKPAGGGSLKGLCPFHDERSPSFHVTPAKGLYHCFGCQAGGDVIDFVMKTDMVTFSEAVEKLAARFGVTLRYAEGGSGRTSQQGQRTRLIEANAAAAEFFRTNLEAPQAAPAREFLGQRLLDPVPFGVGFALPGWDNLVRHLRSRGFTDNEIVMGGLALRGNRGPYDRFRGRIVWPIRDLSGEVVGFGARRIMPDDDGPKYLNTPETPVYHKSQVLYGVDLARKQIARSQQVVIVEGYTDVMACHLAGVDTAVATCGTAFGEDHVKILRRLLLDQDEHRGEVIFTFDSDEAGRKAALRAFDVDQKFVGQTFVAVIDEGMDPCDLRIARGDEAVRDLVSSRIPLAEFVIRSKIDGFDLDSAEGRTNAVRAAAPVIASIPDRILRTEYVRLLAGWTGVEQAQVGDAVRNQGGKKSTAPGLPTGVAPVDDRDPAGSVEREALKLALQYPELVSQWFPSVRAAAFTGQVYGRVYAAVAAAGGPPEDADEQWITRVLENCPDDEVRAGVRALAVEAPRQLFGDDHAAVDPRFTENVFSRLLELDAGRRLREAKGRLQRINPVESEDEYRRAFADVLALEQYRRGLREVLVGGS
- a CDS encoding DUF308 domain-containing protein; protein product: MTQDPHDNLPEPSGATQYEQEWLEPQVQTYDVAGVFARAITTVAVLTGVFGLIMLIWPGATVRVVAILFGLWLILSGVVMLVQALASRGSGLLRVLLGVGGLLSLVIGGVCVVNGDASVRILGLFVVIGWIAHGLAYLVVGIRNKYSPSRSFYLFFGILQLVLAGLVIAWPNETVTVLVRVIAIGLLLTAAFGLWAARQVRKGAAGQGNIVVIEQQ
- a CDS encoding GNAT family N-acetyltransferase, which codes for MLLLHEPPLVEEYVRLRRESGLTPRTPEEAKPALQNSWAWVHARIDDQAVAMGRVIGDGGWYFHIADMATLPAYQRRGLGRAVLQALLDRIHEAAPGTPWVTLFADAPGVPLYRSMGFVPSGCQGMELARPESAMMDPWMPPT